Part of the Vigna unguiculata cultivar IT97K-499-35 chromosome 3, ASM411807v1, whole genome shotgun sequence genome, AtaattagaggaccaaaagatgaattaaacctagattgaaaaaaaagacatatatgaggACTAAATCGAGATCAATACAATGACATCtgactgacaatgccacgtgtcacacacaaggacttgacacgtggcatttttttttcaaaaaaattttaaaaaaatttaaaacaaaaattaaaaaaatttaaaaaaatttaaaaaaatcaaaaagtcacaaactgacacatggcacgttgactaacgatGTTAGTCAACTCCGTTTAAAAttgacctaattgaagcactttttcaaaagttgggatgcaattgacactatttttaaaccgggtacctatttgacacactagccccAAAGTGAGTATTATACGAACAAtataccttttaaaaaaaaacaagtgcATTGACAAATATAAAATGAGAGAAGTTTAATATAAAGAACGAGTTTAATTtagacaaaataattaatagagtTTTTATCTCTCACCATTTATAcatgtttcttcattttcctAAATATGCTTTAATTTAGTAACGATTAATAATTATtgagaataataaattaagatattattgaatattttttttacaaaaagcAAATATCGTTAatctagaaaacaaaaatagttataaaaaaatatggtcaaatatgtttttggtcccttaactttccgtgaaaattgaaattagtctctcttcaaaGTTTTGTTCCTAATTAATCTCTAACTTTAAAACTGCATgaaattagtcattttaaccaaatttggttaagtttatttattgggttaaatatgtttttggtccctcaagtttcagtgaattttggaattagtctctcatcaaaattttataccaatttagtccttcatcttttaaaatgcatgaatttagtccttttaaccaaattttgttaagtttatctgacgtttctcatttcatgatagtatttaagttaacattgaagcaataatgtgtcaaacaatgtaaataatttaaatactaccatgaaatgcgcttaaaacctcatataaacttaacaaaatttggttaaaagaactaaattcacgcattttgaaagatgaaagactaaattggtcaaaagttttgatgaaggattaattccaaatttcgctgaaacttaagggaccaaaaacatatttaacccttatttatttgacgtttcagaTGTGTTTCATGATAGTTTATTGACTAACATTGAAACAATAATATATCATacgatgtaaacaactcaaatgataTAGTGAGATGtgtttaaaacgttaaataaataaacttaataaaatttggttgaaatgatTAAATCCATACGATTCTAAATTTTGGGagttaaattgaataaaattttaaaaataaactaatttaaattttcactaAGAGTAAGAGAAAAgtatatatttaaccttaaaaaaataacgaatatgATGTAATAAACGTACacataatctaaaatgtatttatttgaCATAGAATAATCAACGATCGAAATTTAATAGATTTGATTTGAatgaaatacttaaattatCCCTTTCCACTTAAATTTATGATTGAATTCGTTAaaccattttatttgtttaaaacttttttatttccgAAGGTattcttacaaaaataatatttaaaaaaatcatgattatatataaatgaaaagcAACATAACACATTTGacgaataatttttaaattttatataaatgttcgTAATTTTCTCCAcatgtattttaaaatcaattatgtaTGTATAAACTATTCTATGTTGAAAagtagattaaaaaataaaaataaaaatgaatgatttgtttattatattttaattttttaataaaaaagctttactttttatatttcgACAATtcgttttaaaaattaaagtttttatcgataaatcattttaaataaagtaaggaaaatgaatatcaagttattaaaaaataataaaataaacattatttaataaaaataaaaggaaaataaatatttatacaacgttaaagaaaaatattattatctttataaaaaatataaaataattttttttaaactacggaaatattaatattattccaCTTTCTTGGAAGAGAAGAGGAggtattgtatttttttttaattttcacttagatcaaataaaaactaatgatttgttattttcttataaaaaaatcccAAAGCTTAGGGTTTCCGTTCTTCTTCTGGTAGTACCCACCACTGTTCCAAATCGCAAAGTTAACACCTAAAGCTTGAGAGCAGCACTTTTCGAAACACAACAAACACTGCCGCCCAACCGTTACCGAAACTCTGACGCACCTTGTAATTGTTACTGTCTTTCCTTTCGTCGAACACTTGGAAGGCAGAATGGGAGGGAGGAAGAAGAAGTTCATCGACAAGAAGAACTCTGCCACTTTCCAGCTCATCGCTCGCGACTCCTCCGACCCTTCTTTTTCCCAATCCGACCGCGTCTTTGTCCGCGTCGACAACAACCCCGTTTCCTTCCCCGACGCTGAAGACGCCGGCTTCGACGATGCTACCGATGACTACGACGACTACGACGGAGTTAACGGTGGCCCGTTGCCAGAGGACGTCAGGAAGGAGATTCTGGAGCTAGGGTTTCCGGATGATGGCTATAACTACTTGAGTCACTTGAGAGAAATCAAGAATACCGGCGCCGGTGCTGCTTTCTTTCACAACCCCAAGTTCAAGCTTCAGCACCTCCCTCGTGATATTAAGGTGCTCCCACCTTTCTCGTTTTTTTTATATCTGAAATTTGGTGACTCTTACACTGGTTTGTGTCTTTGATTTTCGTTCTCGGTTCATAGGATAGGTGCAAATAAGAAAGGAAGTGTTTGTTTTAGGGTGTGATTTTTGGCTCCAAGGAATATTATACCCAGTGATGTATTCCCGTAAACATGCTAggtttgaatatttaataattttagaaaaaaaagttgaaaattcgCAAATAAATTAATGGAAGAAAGATAACCTAGCAGGAACAGGCCCAGTTACATTCCTGTTTAACACGATACTCACCCTTTCTCATTATAGAAACGGTTCAAATTGTGAAGGTGTACTTCTTTGATAACAAATGTAGGACTATTTTTTCTCGTCTCCACATTCCCTGGAATAATCAAAGATGTCATCAAACGAACATTCCCACCCAAAGTTATAATTCTATTTGTAGTTGTGCGCATGAAGTTATGGATGCGTTTGGCATTTTGCAAACTCAAACGCGGCCTTAGTGATTTTTGTttcgtttacaatttaaattgaGGTCTATGATGTTAATATGAGTTTCAATTGAAGGGATGGATTACTAGGTTGTTTGTTGAAGTGGAAACTGATTGGTtgcgtttttcttttttgctggTGAGTGTAGGCATATGATGCTTCGAAATTGCAAATTTCTGAGTCCCATGGAGAGCCCGAGGAGAATTCTTTGTACAGTGTTGCATCCAAGACTACCAGCGTAAGGGTGCAGAAGGCGGTTGATCCTGAAGTGGCTGCATTGCTTGATGACAGTGATGTGTCACGGTTGGGATCTGATATTGAGGATTTGGAAGAAGACTTTGTTGTTCAGGCAAATCTCctagaagatgaagatgaagaaaaaaatcatatttgtaaTAAAACGAGTTTTTCTGAGGAATCTCTGGTAAATAGAAACCCAAACAGTGCACATGTACTGCAAGTCTCTACCCATTCCAGAGATACAGACGATTCTGGACCTTTTCATGGGGTAACAGATGGTGTACCAGGGGTGGACTGTGTTGGTGAGAAGCCAAGAGCTCGTCGTTTGCTGGATGAGcaatttgatttggtgagtTTTGCTATACATAACATTTTGTTCTGTGTGTCAATATTTCGGTTTGCCGTTGTTTTCCCTTTAGGAGTTATAGTATTTAATGAGGCATGTCGAGCCTCTCTGTTTCTGGTATCTGAGGTGCATTTACCAGATTTTGCCTTTGCTACAATTGCAAGTATTATGTCTTTTAACCTATGTTTCTCATTCTCTGTTTATTTCTGTCACATAGCTTGAACGTCAAGAATATGGAACTgataatgatgaagatgatggtgATTACTATGAAAATTATCACGCCGATGAAGATGAGTCCCTTGCTTTGAAGCTCAAACACTCTCTTAAGAACCATGGGATGGATGATCTAGAACTTGATGATGACAAGTATAAGGTTCCTGCAGATTTATTGAAGAATAAAGAGGCCCCACATGAGGAACAAGACGATTCTGCTGCTGATGTGATCCGTCGTTGCAAGGAATATGCTGAGGGGTATGAAGTTGAAGATGAGAACAAGGATGTTGTACTTGTACAAGAAAGTAGTGATGAATCAGAAGTTTGGGATTGTGAGACTATTGTTTCAACGTACTCTAATTTAGATAATCACCCTGCAAAGATTGAAGCACCTGGAGTCTCTAGGAAAAAGAAATTGGCTCAAACTGTGTCTGCAGTCTTGGGTTCCTCTAATCAAATAATATCCCTTAGAGGAAAAGAGAAACTTCCTGTAGACTTCCTTCCTGGCGGTAGGAAAGATTCCACTGAAAAGTCTAAAGGCCAGAGCATTCCAAAAACTGAACAGAACAAGAGAAAACAACATGGCCTTGAGACAAAGGAGGAGAAGAAAGAACGGAAGGT contains:
- the LOC114176263 gene encoding protein LTV1 homolog, which translates into the protein MGGRKKKFIDKKNSATFQLIARDSSDPSFSQSDRVFVRVDNNPVSFPDAEDAGFDDATDDYDDYDGVNGGPLPEDVRKEILELGFPDDGYNYLSHLREIKNTGAGAAFFHNPKFKLQHLPRDIKAYDASKLQISESHGEPEENSLYSVASKTTSVRVQKAVDPEVAALLDDSDVSRLGSDIEDLEEDFVVQANLLEDEDEEKNHICNKTSFSEESLVNRNPNSAHVLQVSTHSRDTDDSGPFHGVTDGVPGVDCVGEKPRARRLLDEQFDLLERQEYGTDNDEDDGDYYENYHADEDESLALKLKHSLKNHGMDDLELDDDKYKVPADLLKNKEAPHEEQDDSAADVIRRCKEYAEGYEVEDENKDVVLVQESSDESEVWDCETIVSTYSNLDNHPAKIEAPGVSRKKKLAQTVSAVLGSSNQIISLRGKEKLPVDFLPGGRKDSTEKSKGQSIPKTEQNKRKQHGLETKEEKKERKAAVKEERREARRTKKETKELYRFEAHRAQRAAAVSGPSSIHLL